A window of the Lactobacillus gasseri ATCC 33323 = JCM 1131 genome harbors these coding sequences:
- a CDS encoding metallophosphoesterase produces MLTQDKKTSFWVISDTHLIADSLHDDGQAFSQMQKTSQGKDLYYQETALSAFVRMAEEKKPAAIIVTGDVTFNGERVSAERFAEIFKPLTKTKLLVLPGNHDIYDGWAREFHGKKQYYAGQISPRMWRNIFRTSYETAVSVDSSSLAYSVQLNPDYLLILADSNDYGKEESATAPATAVFLGKEQRKWIKEQLQYASQHNLRVIFCMHHNLYAHNPAVNKGYVVDDYRELRKLLAQYNVKLVFSGHIHAQNIMPPQNSCPAMEVVTASFCSNDQVYGVVKVSPKEISYTCHHFKMRDYLTDKEKLNWTLTHFHDYLENIQLGTISAELMQKDLYRNHDDLTSVRQMGRLFGEMNYHFFTGKNHINFDELQKLKKSEIYQRLISENPQYELYLQTLYDTSAHDNLHVKIKY; encoded by the coding sequence ATGTTAACGCAAGACAAAAAAACGAGCTTCTGGGTCATTAGCGATACCCATCTGATTGCAGATAGTTTACATGATGATGGTCAAGCTTTTTCTCAAATGCAAAAAACTAGTCAAGGTAAAGATCTTTATTATCAAGAAACTGCTCTTAGTGCTTTTGTTAGAATGGCAGAAGAAAAGAAGCCTGCCGCAATTATTGTTACTGGGGATGTAACTTTTAATGGGGAGCGAGTTTCAGCTGAGAGATTTGCTGAGATTTTCAAGCCTTTGACTAAAACTAAACTTCTTGTTCTCCCTGGAAATCACGATATTTATGATGGATGGGCAAGAGAATTTCATGGTAAAAAGCAATATTATGCTGGGCAAATTAGTCCTAGAATGTGGCGCAATATTTTTAGAACTTCTTATGAAACTGCAGTTAGTGTTGATAGTAGTTCTTTAGCTTATAGTGTTCAGCTGAATCCAGATTATTTGTTAATTTTAGCGGATTCAAATGATTATGGAAAAGAAGAATCAGCTACTGCCCCAGCTACAGCAGTTTTTTTAGGAAAAGAGCAAAGAAAGTGGATTAAAGAGCAACTTCAATATGCTAGTCAGCATAACTTACGCGTGATTTTCTGTATGCATCATAATCTATATGCACATAATCCGGCTGTAAATAAAGGTTATGTAGTTGACGACTATCGAGAATTACGTAAGTTATTAGCTCAATATAATGTGAAACTAGTCTTTTCTGGTCATATTCATGCTCAAAATATCATGCCACCCCAAAATTCATGTCCAGCAATGGAAGTTGTAACCGCAAGTTTTTGCTCTAATGATCAGGTCTATGGGGTAGTTAAAGTTTCTCCAAAAGAAATTAGCTATACATGTCACCATTTTAAGATGCGAGACTATCTAACTGATAAAGAAAAGCTAAATTGGACTTTAACTCATTTTCATGACTATTTAGAAAATATTCAGTTAGGGACTATTTCTGCAGAGTTAATGCAAAAAGACTTGTATCGAAATCATGATGATTTAACGAGCGTTCGACAGATGGGGCGTCTTTTTGGCGAAATGAATTATCATTTCTTTACTGGCAAGAATCATATCAATTTTGACGAACTACAGAAGCTAAAGAAGTCTGAAATCTATCAACGACTAATTTCAGAAAATCCCCAATATGAGTTATATTTGCAGACTTTATATGATACTTCTGCGCATGATAACTTACACGTGAAAATTAAGTATTAA
- a CDS encoding THUMP domain-containing class I SAM-dependent RNA methyltransferase, producing the protein MKEYTLYATMGAGFESVVAKELNNLGYETNTENGRVFFKGTQKDIVRTNLWLRSADRIKILLKEFKAFSFDQLYDEVYSYDWAELLPVDAQFPVKGRSVRSKLHSEPDVQSIVKKAIVDKLTDQYRRRGFLPESGAEYPLDIHIYKDVARLSLDTTGQSLFKRGYRVEHGGAPLKENFAAGLIELTPFDGSHPFIDPMTGSGTIAIEAALKAKNVAPGIWRKFAFDNFDWFNKQLHPELVDEAKAQEKTEHAPILASDIDQSILEIAKVNAHNAGVLQDIKFKQVAVKDFATDLENGVIIANPPYGKRLKDREAAEKIYEEMGQTLRPLSSFSQYYLTSDPQFEKFFGARATKKRKFYNGNLRTDYYQYWANKR; encoded by the coding sequence ATGAAAGAATACACATTATATGCGACAATGGGCGCTGGCTTTGAAAGCGTTGTTGCAAAAGAGCTAAACAATCTAGGCTATGAAACTAATACTGAAAATGGGCGTGTATTTTTTAAAGGTACACAAAAAGATATCGTAAGGACCAATTTATGGCTTAGAAGTGCGGATCGAATCAAAATTTTATTAAAAGAATTCAAGGCATTTAGTTTTGACCAATTGTACGATGAAGTTTATAGCTATGATTGGGCCGAATTGTTACCAGTGGATGCACAATTTCCTGTGAAGGGAAGAAGCGTTCGCAGTAAATTGCATTCTGAGCCTGATGTGCAATCAATTGTTAAAAAAGCAATTGTAGATAAGCTGACCGATCAATATCGTAGACGTGGCTTTTTACCTGAAAGTGGCGCTGAGTATCCTTTAGATATTCATATTTATAAGGATGTAGCACGGTTAAGTTTGGATACAACTGGTCAGAGTTTATTTAAACGTGGATACCGGGTAGAACATGGTGGAGCACCTTTAAAGGAAAATTTCGCAGCTGGATTAATTGAATTAACACCATTTGATGGATCTCATCCTTTTATTGATCCCATGACTGGATCAGGTACGATTGCAATCGAAGCTGCTCTCAAAGCGAAAAATGTAGCTCCAGGTATTTGGAGAAAGTTTGCTTTTGATAATTTTGACTGGTTTAATAAGCAGCTTCATCCAGAATTAGTGGATGAAGCTAAGGCGCAGGAAAAGACAGAACATGCACCAATTTTAGCAAGCGACATTGATCAGTCAATTTTAGAAATTGCTAAGGTTAATGCTCATAATGCTGGCGTATTACAAGATATTAAGTTTAAGCAAGTTGCTGTAAAAGACTTTGCGACTGATTTGGAAAATGGGGTAATTATTGCTAATCCACCTTATGGTAAGCGATTGAAAGATCGTGAGGCAGCTGAAAAGATTTATGAAGAAATGGGACAAACTTTGCGTCCGCTATCTTCATTTAGTCAGTATTATTTAACTTCAGATCCACAATTTGAAAAATTCTTTGGTGCTAGAGCTACTAAAAAACGAAAATTTTACAATGGTAATTTAAGAACAGATTATTATCAATATTGGGCAAATAAGAGATAA
- a CDS encoding DivIVA domain-containing protein, whose protein sequence is MASLNDIQLNPQSILKKQFRTKMKGYDSDEVDSYLDTIISDYSTFATIIEDLQTQISELKAQQKQASTQNTAPKLDFKNEEVEDDVKTYTPHNIQKPIVSSTNEEKETPELTTNVAMIQRISTLERKVYNLEQRMNQQDRTYQAN, encoded by the coding sequence ATGGCAAGTTTAAATGATATTCAACTAAATCCACAAAGTATTTTAAAAAAACAATTTAGAACCAAAATGAAGGGGTATGATTCAGATGAAGTAGATTCATACCTTGATACGATTATTTCTGACTATAGTACTTTTGCGACAATTATTGAAGATTTGCAGACACAAATTAGTGAGTTAAAAGCTCAACAAAAACAAGCATCAACACAAAATACTGCTCCTAAGTTAGATTTCAAAAATGAAGAAGTTGAGGATGATGTTAAGACATATACTCCTCATAATATCCAGAAACCTATAGTAAGTAGCACCAATGAAGAAAAAGAAACTCCTGAATTAACTACTAACGTAGCTATGATTCAGCGGATTTCTACTTTAGAGCGTAAAGTTTACAACCTTGAGCAAAGAATGAATCAACAAGATAGAACTTACCAAGCTAATTAA
- a CDS encoding DUF1273 domain-containing protein, producing MKRLWVTGYRSYELSIFSDKDPKLTVIKYALTNYFKSLLEEGKIDWIISGANLGIEQWALEAAIQLQNEYSVHTALMTPYLEFSKRWNENNQMKYQNLTEQVDFTASTSNYPYMSPAQLKNYQSFMLEHTDRAVLIYDPEHPGKPKYDYEAIQKYQEGHEYPVDIIDFYDLQESAEEYEENHRQENNFY from the coding sequence ATGAAGCGTCTATGGGTTACTGGATATCGTTCATATGAATTAAGTATCTTTAGTGATAAGGATCCTAAGTTAACTGTAATTAAATATGCTTTAACTAATTATTTTAAAAGTTTACTTGAAGAAGGAAAAATTGACTGGATAATTAGTGGCGCAAATTTAGGAATTGAACAATGGGCGCTGGAGGCGGCAATTCAACTTCAGAATGAATATAGCGTTCACACGGCTTTGATGACGCCTTACTTAGAATTTTCTAAAAGATGGAATGAAAATAATCAGATGAAGTATCAAAATTTAACCGAACAAGTTGACTTCACCGCTTCAACTTCAAATTATCCATATATGAGTCCAGCGCAATTAAAAAATTATCAAAGTTTCATGTTGGAACATACCGACCGTGCAGTTTTAATTTATGATCCTGAACATCCTGGTAAGCCTAAATATGATTACGAGGCCATCCAAAAATATCAAGAGGGGCATGAGTACCCAGTAGATATAATTGATTTTTATGATTTACAAGAATCAGCAGAAGAGTATGAAGAAAATCATCGACAAGAAAATAATTTTTATTAG
- the recU gene encoding Holliday junction resolvase RecU, whose translation MVKYPTGSLTHYTKDQTDLLHPRKQKHRKDVVFSDRGMNLEQQINESNKYYLLEDIAVVHKKPTPVQIVKVDYPKRSRAVIKEAYFRQASTTDYNGVYQGRYLDFEAKETRNKRSFPLKNFHEHQIIHLERCLKQKGICFTIIRFVTLNRYFVTPASFVIKAWKTPHKSSMTIQELINNSIEIKSGFRPTLPYLDAIDNFIDRNKKNGR comes from the coding sequence ATGGTAAAATATCCAACAGGCAGTTTAACACATTATACTAAAGATCAAACTGACCTTCTGCATCCAAGAAAACAAAAGCATCGCAAAGATGTCGTATTTTCTGATCGTGGAATGAACCTGGAGCAACAAATTAATGAATCTAATAAGTATTATCTTCTTGAAGATATTGCTGTAGTTCATAAAAAGCCAACTCCGGTTCAAATTGTCAAAGTAGATTATCCCAAACGTTCTCGAGCAGTCATTAAAGAAGCTTACTTCAGGCAAGCATCTACAACTGACTATAATGGCGTTTATCAAGGTCGATATTTAGATTTTGAAGCTAAAGAAACGAGAAATAAAAGATCTTTTCCTTTGAAAAACTTTCATGAACATCAGATCATCCATCTTGAAAGATGTTTAAAGCAAAAAGGGATTTGTTTTACAATCATCCGTTTTGTAACTCTTAATCGCTATTTCGTAACTCCAGCGAGTTTTGTAATTAAAGCTTGGAAAACACCGCATAAGAGTTCGATGACAATTCAAGAGTTGATTAATAATTCAATTGAAATTAAAAGCGGATTTCGACCAACACTTCCTTACTTGGATGCGATAGATAATTTTATAGATAGGAACAAAAAGAATGGCAGATAA
- a CDS encoding PBP1A family penicillin-binding protein: MADNNQKPTNSRMANLHPEGKPRKKIWLQIIKWFFIVAMLIIVSGVGLFAYYAKDAPSISQAQLQSGGTSSLYTRDGKFLLSLGSEKRTYVNNDEIPKELKNAIVSVEDRRFYKEGIGLDPIRIVGSVLVNAKSKGVAAGGSTITQQLVKLSVFSTAASQRTLRRKAQEAWLSMKVEREFSKEQILEFYINKVYMNYGNYGMGTAADFYYGKDLKDLDLAQTALLAGMPNAPVTYDPYVYPEKAKYRRDIVLRAMLKNDKITKSQYTQAVNEPITQGLQPKKNNATSELRKVDDPYIKEVISEVKSKGFNPYNDNLKITVNIDQDAQQKLYDLVNNGSVPFTNDKMQVGATIIDPRTGHVIAIIGGRKLPSVQLGLNRAVQTGRSTGSTVKPVLDYGPAIEYLNWPTSHILDDSKYVYPGTNIQLYDWDNKYEGKMTMRHALEQSRNVPAVKTLSKVGVARASLFARKLGVNVPSDSGLSVAIGANASSLQMAGAFGAFANNGVYHKPQFVSKIETPDGLTRNYDSSGTRVMKESTAYIMTDMLKGVLTKGSGTQARIKNLYEAGKTGTVKYSDEELVKYPQYKNSPKDSWFVGYTKLYSMGIWTGYDNLKDGTPSGVGSSSAQLLYKQMMSYLMTDKANKDWTKPSTVVRRRIANGTQDKVVSPTASNSSWQLFVKGHAPKNPYSEVTVDKRKDEDDDVDTRFDTEDDTSSKGQSHSQSSSSSSHAEQQSSSQKQSSTSNNNNSNNQNQNNNQQTENKSNNQNNNSQQNTNNQNNQNQQQNQGNNSNNNH, encoded by the coding sequence ATGGCAGATAACAATCAAAAGCCAACTAATTCTAGAATGGCTAACCTTCACCCCGAAGGTAAACCGCGTAAAAAAATTTGGCTACAAATAATTAAATGGTTCTTTATTGTAGCAATGTTAATCATCGTTTCTGGGGTAGGACTATTTGCGTATTACGCTAAAGACGCTCCTAGCATTTCACAAGCTCAACTTCAAAGCGGCGGAACGAGTAGCCTTTATACTCGAGATGGAAAATTTCTTCTTTCTTTAGGTTCTGAAAAAAGGACTTACGTCAATAATGATGAAATTCCTAAAGAGCTCAAAAATGCTATTGTCTCTGTCGAAGATAGACGTTTTTATAAAGAAGGAATTGGACTTGACCCAATTCGAATTGTTGGCTCTGTCCTAGTTAACGCTAAAAGTAAAGGCGTTGCTGCCGGTGGATCAACTATCACTCAACAATTAGTTAAGCTTTCTGTTTTTTCAACCGCTGCTTCGCAAAGAACCCTTCGAAGAAAAGCCCAAGAAGCATGGCTCTCAATGAAAGTTGAACGAGAATTTAGTAAAGAACAAATTTTAGAGTTCTATATTAATAAGGTATACATGAATTACGGTAACTATGGAATGGGTACTGCAGCAGATTTTTACTATGGCAAGGATCTAAAGGATCTTGACTTAGCACAAACTGCCCTTCTTGCAGGGATGCCTAATGCACCAGTTACCTATGACCCATATGTTTACCCAGAAAAGGCTAAGTATAGAAGAGATATTGTTTTAAGAGCAATGCTTAAAAACGATAAGATTACTAAATCCCAATATACACAAGCTGTTAATGAGCCAATCACTCAAGGATTACAACCTAAGAAGAACAATGCAACTTCAGAACTAAGAAAGGTTGATGATCCATACATTAAAGAAGTAATCAGCGAAGTTAAAAGCAAAGGATTTAATCCTTATAATGACAACTTAAAGATTACTGTTAATATTGATCAAGATGCTCAACAAAAACTTTATGATCTAGTAAACAATGGATCGGTTCCATTTACTAACGATAAGATGCAAGTTGGTGCAACAATTATTGATCCAAGAACTGGACATGTTATTGCCATTATTGGCGGACGCAAGCTCCCCTCTGTTCAATTAGGTTTAAACCGCGCTGTTCAAACTGGCCGTTCAACTGGATCCACTGTTAAACCGGTATTAGACTATGGTCCAGCAATTGAATATCTTAACTGGCCAACTTCTCATATATTAGATGATTCTAAGTATGTTTACCCTGGTACTAATATTCAACTTTATGACTGGGATAATAAATACGAAGGCAAAATGACTATGCGTCATGCTCTAGAACAATCAAGAAACGTTCCTGCAGTTAAAACCTTAAGTAAGGTTGGGGTTGCACGTGCATCACTCTTTGCAAGAAAACTCGGCGTTAACGTTCCTTCTGATTCTGGCTTATCAGTCGCAATCGGGGCTAATGCTTCTTCTCTTCAAATGGCAGGAGCTTTTGGTGCCTTTGCTAATAATGGTGTTTACCATAAGCCACAATTTGTTTCTAAAATTGAAACGCCAGATGGTTTAACTAGAAATTATGATAGCAGTGGTACTAGAGTCATGAAGGAATCAACAGCATATATCATGACTGATATGCTTAAGGGTGTGTTAACTAAAGGTTCTGGTACACAAGCTCGAATTAAAAACTTATATGAAGCGGGTAAAACTGGTACTGTTAAATATTCAGATGAAGAATTGGTAAAATATCCTCAATACAAGAATTCGCCAAAAGATTCATGGTTTGTTGGTTACACTAAACTTTATTCAATGGGGATTTGGACTGGATATGATAATTTGAAAGATGGTACCCCATCAGGCGTTGGCTCTTCTTCAGCTCAACTTCTATATAAGCAAATGATGTCTTATCTCATGACAGACAAAGCTAATAAAGATTGGACAAAGCCAAGCACAGTTGTTAGACGCAGGATTGCAAATGGTACCCAAGATAAAGTAGTTTCTCCTACTGCAAGCAATTCAAGCTGGCAATTATTTGTCAAAGGTCATGCACCCAAAAATCCTTACAGTGAAGTAACCGTCGATAAACGGAAAGATGAAGATGACGACGTTGACACAAGATTTGATACGGAAGATGATACATCATCTAAGGGGCAATCTCATTCTCAAAGTAGCTCTTCATCAAGTCATGCTGAACAACAATCATCAAGTCAAAAGCAGTCATCTACTTCTAATAACAATAATTCAAATAACCAGAATCAAAACAATAATCAGCAGACGGAAAATAAATCTAACAATCAAAATAACAATTCCCAACAAAATACAAATAACCAAAATAATCAAAATCAACAACAAAATCAGGGAAATAATTCCAATAATAATCATTAA
- the nth gene encoding endonuclease III, with the protein MEKLLSDEKARLVLKRILSLYPDAKGELHWDTKFHLLCAVLMSAQTTDKMVNKTTPKFFSDYPDSASLAQASIKDIEAHIHTIGLYRTKAKHLKETAQIITDKFNGEIPKDKKTLMTLPGVGEKTANVVLAEGFKIPAIAVDTHVSRISKRFKIVGEKATPHEVEQRLEELLPKEEWIRTHHAMILFGRYTMPARTKDQDPYSFLPPLK; encoded by the coding sequence ATGGAAAAATTATTGTCAGACGAAAAAGCTCGATTAGTTTTAAAAAGAATTTTGTCTCTTTATCCGGATGCAAAAGGAGAACTTCACTGGGATACAAAGTTTCATTTGCTTTGTGCGGTTTTAATGAGTGCACAAACTACTGATAAGATGGTTAATAAAACAACACCTAAATTTTTTAGTGACTATCCTGATAGTGCTAGTTTAGCCCAAGCTAGTATTAAAGATATCGAAGCACATATTCACACGATTGGTTTGTATCGTACAAAGGCTAAGCATTTAAAGGAAACAGCACAGATTATTACAGATAAGTTTAATGGTGAAATTCCCAAGGATAAAAAGACTTTAATGACACTACCAGGAGTAGGTGAGAAAACGGCTAATGTTGTTTTGGCAGAAGGTTTTAAAATACCTGCAATTGCAGTTGATACTCATGTATCTCGGATTTCTAAAAGATTTAAAATAGTGGGAGAAAAAGCTACTCCGCATGAGGTAGAACAACGTCTTGAAGAGTTACTGCCAAAAGAAGAATGGATTCGTACACATCATGCAATGATTTTATTTGGTCGATATACAATGCCAGCTAGAACTAAAGATCAAGATCCTTATTCTTTTTTACCACCTTTAAAGTGA
- a CDS encoding DnaD domain-containing protein produces MASFAAIQNEGFTVISNSLLRYYPSLKISEIEAMLLLQLESFKQANNFFPSDNDLSGRMNLSPVEVSQLIQDLIDKKLLELGQKRDSEGRITNFYDLKPLYQKLDTIIDERDTNAYDEVYSGEGTKKRESVNPLQELVRQFEIEFGRLLSPIEKQEIAAWLNIDHYNPEIVKLALREAILAQVYNFKYVDRILLNWQRHGLTTTDQIKNFLQRN; encoded by the coding sequence ATGGCGTCTTTTGCGGCTATCCAAAATGAAGGCTTTACAGTCATTTCTAATAGTCTCTTACGTTACTATCCCTCTTTAAAAATATCTGAAATTGAAGCAATGCTTTTATTGCAATTAGAATCATTCAAACAAGCAAATAATTTTTTCCCAAGTGATAATGATTTATCAGGAAGAATGAATTTGTCGCCAGTCGAAGTTTCGCAGCTAATTCAGGATTTAATTGATAAAAAACTGCTTGAATTAGGGCAAAAGAGAGATAGTGAAGGTCGAATTACAAATTTTTATGATCTCAAGCCTTTATATCAAAAATTAGACACAATTATTGATGAAAGAGATACGAATGCTTACGATGAAGTTTACTCAGGAGAAGGAACAAAAAAAAGAGAATCAGTAAATCCACTGCAAGAATTAGTAAGACAATTCGAGATTGAATTTGGACGCCTTTTAAGTCCAATTGAAAAGCAAGAAATTGCTGCTTGGCTTAATATAGATCATTACAATCCAGAAATAGTTAAATTGGCTCTGCGTGAAGCAATTTTAGCGCAGGTATATAATTTTAAGTATGTTGATCGAATTTTACTAAATTGGCAACGACACGGTCTTACAACTACAGACCAAATTAAAAACTTCCTTCAACGAAATTAG
- the asnS gene encoding asparagine--tRNA ligase, with the protein MTELISIKDSSKHVDQKVKMHVWLTDKRSSGKIIFLQLRDGTAFFQGVVRKNDVSEEVFEAAKSLRQEASFYITGTVHEDKRSHFGYEIQISDLEIVSNNEGYPIGNKEHGVDFLLDNRHLWLRSKRPFAIMQIRNTMFKATVDFFEKEGFIKFDAPIFMHSAPEGTTQLFHVEYFNNDAYLSQSGQLYGEAGAMAYGKIFTFGPTFRAEESKGRRHMTEFWMMEPEMAWMHQDESLDIQERYLAYMVKQVLENNEYELRILGRDPEKLRPTTEGNFTRLPYDDAIKMLQEAGRDIKWGDDFGAPDEGYISEQFDRPVFIVNYPTTIKPFYMKKNPDNPKEYLCADVIAPEGYGEIFGGSEREGNYEILKKQIEEAGLNLEDYQWYLDLRKFGGVPHSGFGMGFERTIAWICKLDHIREAIPFPRLINRMQP; encoded by the coding sequence ATGACAGAATTAATCTCAATTAAAGATTCTTCTAAACATGTAGACCAAAAAGTTAAGATGCATGTTTGGTTAACTGATAAACGATCAAGTGGTAAGATTATCTTCTTGCAATTACGTGATGGAACTGCATTTTTCCAAGGTGTTGTTCGTAAGAATGATGTTTCTGAAGAAGTTTTTGAAGCAGCTAAGTCTTTACGTCAAGAAGCTAGTTTTTATATTACTGGTACTGTTCACGAAGATAAGCGTTCTCACTTCGGTTATGAAATTCAAATCTCAGATTTAGAAATTGTTTCTAATAACGAGGGCTACCCAATCGGTAACAAGGAACATGGTGTTGATTTCTTACTTGATAACCGTCACTTATGGTTAAGATCTAAACGCCCATTTGCTATTATGCAAATTAGAAATACTATGTTTAAAGCTACTGTTGACTTCTTTGAAAAAGAGGGCTTTATCAAGTTTGACGCGCCTATTTTCATGCATTCAGCTCCAGAAGGTACTACACAATTATTCCATGTAGAATACTTTAACAATGACGCATACTTGTCACAATCTGGTCAATTATACGGTGAAGCTGGCGCTATGGCTTACGGCAAGATCTTTACTTTTGGTCCAACTTTTAGAGCAGAAGAATCTAAAGGCCGTCGTCATATGACAGAATTTTGGATGATGGAACCAGAAATGGCATGGATGCATCAAGATGAATCTTTAGATATTCAAGAAAGATACTTAGCATATATGGTTAAGCAAGTTCTTGAAAACAATGAATATGAATTGAGAATCTTGGGTAGAGATCCTGAAAAATTACGTCCAACTACTGAAGGTAACTTTACTCGTCTTCCTTACGATGATGCTATTAAAATGCTTCAAGAAGCTGGTCGTGATATTAAATGGGGTGACGACTTTGGTGCTCCAGATGAAGGATATATTTCAGAACAATTTGATCGTCCAGTCTTCATCGTTAACTATCCAACCACAATTAAGCCTTTCTATATGAAGAAGAATCCTGATAATCCTAAAGAATACTTATGTGCTGACGTAATTGCGCCAGAAGGATACGGTGAAATTTTTGGTGGTTCTGAACGTGAAGGAAACTACGAAATTTTGAAAAAGCAAATTGAAGAAGCAGGACTAAACTTAGAAGATTACCAATGGTACCTTGACTTACGTAAATTTGGTGGTGTTCCTCACTCTGGCTTTGGTATGGGATTTGAACGTACGATTGCTTGGATTTGTAAGTTAGATCATATTCGTGAAGCTATTCCATTCCCAAGATTAATTAACAGAATGCAACCATAA
- a CDS encoding PepSY domain-containing protein has product MNKYVKKGLKITGIVVGVIAVIYLCLCFVFYFATKPASDKAKQTNEIALEKTPITTITKNYHLSRSVESNSLAGTSKKGKKYYFIYLPKSKKAYLYQANKGKSEEQILKIFNSAHPGHDNLKCQLGWYKGMPVWEVTYHKKNGNYGYVLYNFKSGKELAYADNL; this is encoded by the coding sequence ATGAATAAATATGTAAAAAAAGGGCTTAAAATTACTGGAATTGTGGTCGGAGTTATTGCAGTAATATACTTATGTTTGTGTTTTGTATTTTACTTTGCAACTAAGCCGGCAAGTGATAAAGCAAAACAAACTAATGAAATTGCACTTGAAAAAACACCAATTACTACAATCACCAAAAATTATCATTTGAGTCGAAGTGTAGAAAGTAACAGTTTAGCCGGGACTAGTAAGAAGGGAAAGAAGTATTACTTCATCTATTTGCCAAAAAGCAAAAAAGCTTACCTTTATCAAGCAAATAAAGGAAAAAGCGAAGAACAAATCCTAAAGATTTTTAATAGTGCTCATCCTGGACATGATAATCTTAAATGTCAGTTAGGTTGGTATAAAGGGATGCCAGTCTGGGAAGTGACTTATCATAAGAAAAATGGCAATTACGGCTATGTCCTTTATAACTTTAAAAGCGGAAAAGAATTAGCTTATGCGGACAATTTGTAA